A DNA window from Amycolatopsis sp. DSM 110486 contains the following coding sequences:
- a CDS encoding S1C family serine protease, with amino-acid sequence MTENDPHAHDSAAGRQNPGAQPGTEGQAAWSQPTAPGASPAPASGEQPTYGEQAQQQNPGYATANPWSAQGAQTGPMGYNNPYPPTGGTTQQQYAAPGTYSVPPAPAPKKSGPGKLLAAVAAIALVIGGVAGGTVGYLTGGSSGPSVNALDQPKPAQQTGNAPAGSIESVAQKLSPSVVELQVSGRTAAGEGSGFVLSTDGYILTNNHVVEVAANGGQIQAVFQDGRKAAASVVGRDPTTDIAVVKVNNVSGLTPVELGRSDDLRVGQPVVAIGSPFELSGTVTSGIVSSLHRPVQAGGDETDQTTVMDAIQTDAAINPGNSGGPLANMNGQVIGINSAIYSPNSGQGGQGGQAQGGNVGIGFAIPIDQARRTANDIIKTGHATQTFIGAKVADAPQGGAQLGDITPGSPAEKAGLKSGDIVTKIDDRTIDSADTLIAAVRTRAPDEKATFTLSGGRTVQVTLGGQPVPAN; translated from the coding sequence ATGACCGAGAACGACCCCCACGCGCACGACTCCGCGGCGGGTCGCCAGAACCCGGGTGCCCAACCGGGCACCGAGGGTCAGGCGGCCTGGAGCCAGCCCACCGCTCCCGGCGCGTCACCCGCGCCCGCGTCCGGTGAGCAACCCACGTACGGCGAGCAGGCGCAGCAGCAGAACCCCGGCTACGCCACGGCGAACCCGTGGTCGGCGCAGGGCGCGCAGACCGGTCCGATGGGCTACAACAACCCGTACCCGCCCACTGGTGGCACGACGCAGCAGCAGTACGCGGCCCCGGGGACCTACAGCGTTCCCCCGGCCCCCGCGCCCAAGAAGTCCGGCCCGGGCAAGCTGCTTGCGGCCGTCGCCGCGATCGCGCTTGTCATCGGCGGCGTGGCGGGCGGCACCGTCGGCTACCTCACGGGCGGCTCGTCCGGCCCGTCGGTCAACGCGCTCGACCAGCCGAAGCCCGCGCAGCAGACGGGTAACGCGCCGGCCGGCTCCATCGAGTCCGTCGCGCAGAAGCTGTCGCCGAGCGTCGTCGAGCTGCAGGTCTCCGGCCGCACGGCCGCGGGTGAGGGCTCCGGGTTCGTGCTCAGCACCGACGGCTACATCCTCACCAACAACCACGTGGTCGAGGTCGCCGCCAACGGCGGCCAGATCCAGGCCGTGTTCCAGGACGGCAGGAAGGCCGCCGCGAGCGTGGTCGGGCGCGACCCGACGACCGACATCGCCGTGGTGAAGGTCAACAACGTCAGCGGGCTGACCCCGGTCGAGCTCGGCCGGTCCGACGACCTGCGCGTCGGCCAGCCGGTGGTCGCCATCGGCTCGCCGTTCGAGCTCAGCGGCACGGTCACCTCCGGCATCGTCAGCTCCCTGCACCGACCGGTGCAGGCCGGCGGCGACGAGACCGACCAGACCACGGTCATGGACGCCATCCAGACCGACGCCGCGATCAACCCCGGCAACTCCGGTGGCCCGCTCGCGAACATGAACGGCCAGGTCATCGGCATCAATTCCGCCATCTACAGCCCCAACAGCGGGCAGGGTGGCCAGGGCGGTCAGGCGCAGGGCGGCAACGTCGGCATCGGTTTCGCCATCCCGATCGACCAGGCGCGCCGCACGGCCAACGACATCATCAAGACCGGCCACGCCACGCAGACATTCATTGGCGCCAAGGTCGCCGACGCCCCGCAGGGCGGCGCGCAGCTCGGCGACATCACGCCGGGCAGCCCCGCCGAGAAGGCCGGCCTCAAGTCGGGCGACATCGTCACGAAGATCGACGACCGCACCATCGACAGCGCCGACACGCTCATCGCGGCCGTCCGCACCCGCGCCCCCGACGAGAAGGCGACGTTCACCCTCTCCGGCGGCCGCACCGTGCAGGTGACCCTCGGCGGCCAGCCCGTACCGGCCAACTGA
- the galT gene encoding galactose-1-phosphate uridylyltransferase produces MKRTLRHLADGREIIYFDHDGDHERTAEDTRDLPPVAAASEIRLDPLTREWVAMAAHRQTRTYKPPADLCPLDPTTPGRPTEIPEPDYDVVVFENRFPSFSQNAHGDPSTVDELGLVPTAPGRARCEVVCFSSDHGGSFSQLSPERVRLVVDAWADRTLALGETPGVEQVYPFENRGEEIGVTLSHPHGQIYGYPFVTPKTERMLDVARAYREEHGRAVMGDVLAAEQKSGARVLVEGEHWTAFVPPAARWPVHIQVVPHRQVPDIPALTDAERDDFARVYLDVLRRCDALYDRPLPYIAAWHQAPVRRDRDLAWLHLELFSVLRAKDKLKYLAGSESGMAVWINDATPEQIAERLRAAG; encoded by the coding sequence GTGAAACGCACCTTGCGACACCTGGCGGACGGCCGGGAGATCATCTACTTCGACCACGACGGCGACCACGAGCGCACCGCCGAGGACACCCGCGACCTCCCGCCGGTGGCCGCGGCGTCGGAGATCCGCCTCGACCCGCTGACCCGTGAGTGGGTCGCCATGGCCGCGCACCGGCAGACGCGCACCTACAAGCCGCCGGCCGACCTGTGCCCGCTCGATCCGACGACGCCGGGGCGTCCCACGGAGATCCCGGAGCCCGACTACGACGTGGTCGTGTTCGAGAACCGGTTCCCGTCCTTTTCCCAGAACGCGCACGGCGATCCGTCCACTGTGGACGAGCTCGGCCTCGTGCCGACGGCGCCGGGCCGCGCGCGCTGCGAGGTCGTGTGCTTCTCCAGCGACCACGGCGGCTCGTTCTCCCAGCTGAGCCCCGAACGCGTGCGCCTCGTCGTGGACGCGTGGGCCGACCGCACGCTCGCACTGGGTGAGACCCCGGGCGTCGAGCAGGTCTACCCGTTCGAGAACCGCGGCGAAGAGATCGGCGTGACGCTCTCGCACCCCCACGGCCAGATCTACGGCTACCCCTTCGTCACGCCCAAAACCGAGCGGATGCTCGACGTCGCGCGCGCGTACCGCGAAGAACACGGGCGCGCGGTGATGGGCGACGTGCTGGCGGCCGAGCAGAAGTCCGGCGCGCGCGTGCTTGTGGAAGGCGAGCACTGGACGGCGTTCGTGCCGCCGGCCGCGCGCTGGCCGGTGCACATCCAGGTCGTGCCGCACCGCCAGGTGCCCGACATTCCCGCGCTCACCGACGCCGAGCGCGACGACTTCGCCCGCGTGTACCTCGACGTGCTGCGCCGCTGCGACGCGTTGTACGACCGCCCGTTGCCCTACATCGCCGCGTGGCACCAGGCACCCGTGCGGCGCGACCGCGACCTGGCGTGGCTGCACCTCGAGCTGTTCTCCGTGTTGCGGGCCAAGGACAAGCTCAAGTACCTCGCGGGTTCCGAGTCCGGCATGGCCGTGTGGATCAACGACGCCACGCCCGAGCAGATCGCGGAGCGCCTTCGCGCGGCGGGCTGA